The following proteins are co-located in the Paenibacillus sp. JNUCC32 genome:
- a CDS encoding cyclic lactone autoinducer peptide produces MLWIHKIRHRFFSFIASALTLVAVFVVNTASPVFVYSGETPEELLK; encoded by the coding sequence ATGTTATGGATCCATAAGATTCGTCATCGTTTTTTTTCGTTCATCGCATCTGCACTGACGTTGGTAGCCGTATTTGTCGTTAATACTGCAAGTCCCGTATTTGTGTATAGCGGAGAGACGCCGGAAGAACTTTTGAAATAA